One part of the Drosophila teissieri strain GT53w chromosome 3R, Prin_Dtei_1.1, whole genome shotgun sequence genome encodes these proteins:
- the LOC122619693 gene encoding uncharacterized protein LOC122619693, with protein sequence MFLISRKGGTLLTINNFVYRSNLKFFGKSNNILYWECVQNRSVKCRSRLKTIGDDLYVTNDVHNHMGDNKRIEAAKAAGMLIHKKLSSLTAADKIQGSWKIDTEGNPDHLPKI encoded by the exons ATGTTCCTGATCAGCCGCAAGGGCGGCACTCTGTTGACCATTAACAACTTTGTATACCGCTCCAATCtaaagtttttcggcaaaaGCAATAATATCCTGTACTGGGAGTGCGTTCAAAACCGATCGGTTAAATGCCGCAGCCGATTAAAGACCATCGGAGATGATCTCTATGTGACCAATG ATGTGCACAATCATATGGGCGACAACAAGCGTATTGAGGCGGCTAAGGCGGCTGGGATGCTGATCCACAAGAAGCTGAGTTCCCTCACAGCCGCTGATAAAATCCAGGGTTCCTGGAAAATAGATACCGAGGGCAACCCAGACCATCTGCCCAAGATTTAA
- the LOC122621895 gene encoding modifier of mdg4: MACQQQQKQCLQCSSSLNPATSSSATKIPPRKRGRPKTKVEDQTPKPKLLEKLQAATLNEEASEPAVYASTTKGGVKLIFNGHLFKFSFRKADYSVFQCCYREHGEECKVRVVCDQKRVFPYEGEHVHFMQASDKSCLPSQFMPGESGVISTLSPSKDTKVELLIKNTTKLEDAGDKEDEDFEEFEIQEIDEIELDEPEKTPAKEEEVDPNDFREKIKRRLQKALQNKKK; this comes from the exons ATGGCGtgtcaacagcagcagaagcagtgcT TACAGTGCTCTTCTTCTTTAAACC CCGCCACATCCTCATCTGCAACTAAGATTCCACCACGTAAACGCGGCAGACCGAAAACCAAGGTTGAGGATCAGacgccaaagccaaagctccTGGAAAAACTACAGGCGGCGACCCTGAATGAGGAGGCAAGCGAACCTGCGGTGTACGCCTCCACAACGAAAG GCGGTGTCAAGCTAATCTTCAATGGCCACCTGTTTAAGTTTTCGTTCCGCAAGGCGGACTACTCCGTGTTTCAGTGCTGCTACCGTGAGCACGGAGAGGAGTGCAAGGTGCGGGTGGTATGCGACCAGAAAAGGGTGTTTCCTTACGAGGGCGAGCACGTGCACTTTATGCAGGCCAGCGACAAAAGTTGCCTGCCCTCTCAGTTCATGCCGGGCGAATCGGGTGTCATATCCACGCTGTCGCCCAGCAAGGATACCAAGGTGGAACTGCTGATCAAAAACACCACCAAGCTCGAGGATGCCGGCGACAAGGAGGATGAAGATTTCGAGGAGTTTGAGATTCAGGAGATCGACGAGATTGAATTGGACGAACCGGAGAAGACCCCCgccaaggaggaggaagtggaTCCAAATGATTTCCGTGAAAAAATCAAGCGACGACTTCAAAAGGCACTGCAGAACAAGAAGAAGTGA
- the LOC122619687 gene encoding uncharacterized protein LOC122619687 isoform X25, which translates to MSAVGWHPNRSASAPWTTGIAFGMIGPRAAMFCSTTDIAMIDGPTTTISYIGELAVFGTGQRGRTVLLFQNEKFVKNRCSASRTYWICSKKDVTVCRARVVTALDKNAQERIIKCPYEHDHSRKFPSNNLNLPVLIKREKKALSLDSSKAYI; encoded by the exons ATGTCCGCTGTGGGCTGGCATCCGAACAGAAGTGCGTCCGCACCCTGGACGACTGGGATCGCATTCGGTATGATCGGACCAAGAGCGGCGATGTTCTGCTCTACGACGGATATCGCTATGATCGACGGGCCAACTACAACGATATCATATATTGGTG AACTGGCTGTCTTCGGCACTGGGCAGCGGGGAAGAACCGTGTTGCTGTTTCAGAATGAGAAGTTTGTTAAGAACCGATGTTCCGCCTCTCGTACCTACTGGATATGCTCGAAAAAG GATGTGACGGTCTGCAGAGCTCGTGTCGTGACCGCGCTTGACAAAAACGCACAAGAGCGAATCATCAAATGCCCCTACGAGCATGATCACAGCCGGAAATTCCCTAGCAACAACCTGAACCTGCCTGTTCTCATAAAAAGGGAGAAGAAGGCGTTATCTCTGGATTCGTCCAAGGCTTACATTTAA